The following proteins are co-located in the Lentibacillus sp. JNUCC-1 genome:
- a CDS encoding ABC transporter ATP-binding protein, with amino-acid sequence MSQQEKDLLQVKNLKTGFYIEGELHHAVSDVSFEVKPKEVVCVVGESGCGKSVMSLSIMQLLPELISKIDGGEILFEGENLIQKTDKQMNKVRGKDIAMIFQEPMTALNPVFTIGYQLQEVLFNHTKMNKKEARERSIELMKEVGISRPEAIIDEYPHQLSGGMRQRVMIAMAIALHPKLLIADEPTTALDVTVQAQILDLLNQIQENSNMAIMLITHDLGVVAEVADKVVVMYAGEVVEDAEVTELFANPKHPYTESLLASIPKMDQKQDRLNTIGGIVPSIENMPQVGCRFADRCPMAFGDCKKVTPQLAEVADGHFARCLLNKESYPEDHPEHKEAAVR; translated from the coding sequence TTGTCACAACAAGAGAAAGATCTGCTCCAGGTTAAAAATCTAAAGACAGGTTTCTACATAGAGGGTGAACTGCATCACGCCGTGTCAGATGTCAGCTTCGAAGTCAAACCGAAAGAGGTTGTCTGCGTTGTAGGCGAATCAGGGTGTGGTAAGAGTGTTATGTCTCTGTCAATTATGCAGCTGCTTCCGGAATTAATTTCAAAGATCGATGGTGGAGAAATTCTGTTTGAAGGGGAAAACCTCATCCAAAAAACAGATAAGCAAATGAACAAAGTGCGCGGAAAAGACATCGCCATGATCTTCCAAGAGCCAATGACAGCTTTAAACCCAGTGTTTACGATTGGTTATCAACTGCAGGAAGTTTTGTTTAATCATACCAAAATGAATAAAAAAGAAGCGCGTGAGAGATCCATAGAGTTGATGAAAGAAGTTGGAATCTCACGTCCGGAAGCAATTATAGATGAATACCCGCATCAGCTTTCAGGCGGAATGAGACAGCGTGTCATGATCGCCATGGCAATTGCGCTGCATCCTAAACTGCTGATAGCGGATGAACCAACGACTGCACTTGATGTAACAGTGCAAGCACAGATTCTAGATTTATTGAATCAAATTCAGGAAAACTCAAATATGGCTATTATGCTTATCACGCATGATCTCGGTGTTGTGGCAGAGGTAGCAGACAAAGTCGTCGTCATGTATGCCGGGGAAGTTGTCGAAGACGCTGAAGTGACGGAATTATTTGCTAATCCGAAACACCCATACACTGAATCACTGCTCGCGAGTATCCCGAAAATGGATCAAAAACAAGACAGGCTGAACACAATTGGCGGCATCGTGCCTTCTATAGAAAATATGCCACAGGTTGGATGCCGATTTGCCGATCGTTGCCCGATGGCGTTTGGTGATTGTAAAAAAGTAACACCACAACTCGCTGAAGTTGCAGACGGACACTTTGCAAGATGCCTTCTCAACAAAGAAAGCTATCCAGAGGATCATCCAGAGCACAAGGAGGCAGCCGTACGATGA
- the opp4A gene encoding oligopeptide ABC transporter substrate-binding protein has product MKKKLLVLLVLMFSLTLMLAACSDSDDTGGNSGGNDGGSDNGGNDNGGEEASGPQEGGTMVYALDTEPDGIYNINFYGTATDAEVIDFFDDGLITYDDELKPQPHIADWETDDNQHYTFTFQEGVKWHNGEELTVNDWVFALETISHPDYDGPRWANVQTIEGAKAFRDGEADSISGINVVSDYEIEITFDQPRVNNLENLWTYPMSEKEFEGVEVADMSSSPQVRENPVGTGPFKVTKIVPGESVQFEAFEDYWQGKPHLDGVVLKVIDPSLVIGELKNEDLDMTSFHPSNYEEIDALDNVEVLKAPGVSYYYIGFRLGSYDGETATMDFEKYQNEELRTAMAHAIDRQAWNDEFFFGLGSPINRPVPSAHWIAADDSDLENHFEYDPELAKEMLDDAGYVDTNDDGWREDPDGEEFVVKFSHYATNNPTFETRAKSITQFWEDVGLKTKLEMTDSGLYYDLLEEADEGMEVFFGGWSTGADPDPTALWHSDALWNFPRWVNEKNDQLMEDALDMDVVGTDQDKRKELYVEWQQNINEHVPMIPISELEEVMATSKRLQGVEMDLSGTNSPHEWWVKQD; this is encoded by the coding sequence TTGAAGAAAAAGCTATTGGTTTTATTAGTATTAATGTTTTCTTTGACACTGATGCTTGCAGCTTGTTCAGACTCAGATGATACAGGCGGCAATAGCGGTGGAAATGATGGCGGTTCAGACAACGGTGGAAATGACAATGGCGGTGAAGAAGCATCCGGACCTCAGGAAGGCGGCACAATGGTGTACGCACTTGACACTGAACCAGATGGTATCTACAACATTAACTTCTACGGCACAGCTACTGACGCCGAGGTTATTGACTTTTTCGATGACGGTTTAATCACATATGATGATGAATTAAAACCTCAGCCACATATTGCTGACTGGGAAACTGATGACAATCAGCATTATACATTTACATTCCAAGAAGGCGTTAAATGGCACAACGGTGAAGAACTGACTGTTAATGACTGGGTGTTTGCACTTGAAACCATTTCACACCCTGACTATGATGGTCCACGTTGGGCAAACGTTCAAACAATTGAAGGTGCTAAGGCCTTCCGTGATGGAGAAGCAGATAGCATTTCCGGTATAAATGTTGTGAGTGACTATGAAATTGAAATTACGTTTGATCAGCCACGCGTAAACAACTTGGAAAACCTTTGGACATACCCAATGTCTGAAAAAGAATTTGAAGGTGTTGAAGTTGCAGATATGTCTTCTTCACCACAGGTTCGTGAAAACCCTGTAGGTACAGGTCCATTCAAAGTTACCAAGATTGTTCCCGGCGAATCCGTTCAGTTTGAAGCGTTTGAAGACTACTGGCAAGGTAAGCCACATCTCGACGGTGTTGTTTTGAAAGTTATTGATCCAAGTCTCGTAATCGGTGAACTGAAAAACGAAGATCTTGACATGACTTCTTTCCACCCAAGCAACTATGAAGAAATTGATGCTTTGGATAATGTTGAAGTACTCAAAGCACCTGGCGTAAGCTATTACTACATTGGTTTCCGTCTCGGAAGCTATGACGGCGAAACAGCTACAATGGACTTTGAGAAGTATCAGAATGAAGAATTGCGTACAGCTATGGCACACGCTATTGACCGTCAAGCTTGGAACGACGAGTTCTTCTTTGGACTTGGTTCACCAATCAACCGTCCAGTACCATCTGCACACTGGATTGCAGCAGATGATTCTGACCTCGAAAACCATTTCGAGTATGACCCAGAACTAGCTAAAGAAATGCTTGATGATGCAGGCTATGTTGACACGAACGACGACGGCTGGCGTGAAGATCCAGACGGTGAAGAATTTGTCGTGAAGTTCAGTCACTATGCAACAAACAACCCAACGTTTGAAACACGTGCAAAATCGATCACGCAGTTTTGGGAAGATGTAGGTCTTAAGACAAAGCTTGAAATGACAGACTCTGGTCTGTATTACGACTTGCTTGAAGAAGCAGACGAAGGTATGGAAGTCTTCTTCGGCGGCTGGTCTACAGGTGCAGATCCAGATCCGACAGCACTTTGGCATTCAGATGCTCTGTGGAACTTCCCACGCTGGGTAAATGAGAAAAACGACCAGCTGATGGAAGATGCACTTGATATGGATGTTGTTGGCACTGACCAGGATAAGCGTAAAGAACTTTATGTTGAATGGCAGCAAAACATCAACGAACATGTTCCAATGATCCCAATTTCTGAACTTGAAGAAGTTATGGCTACAAGCAAACGTCTCCAAGGTGTGGAAATGGATCTATCCGGAACAAACAGCCCGCATGAGTGGTGGGTTAAGCAAGACTAA
- a CDS encoding ABC transporter ATP-binding protein, producing MSEQTVMEQSSNQAKTDSDVLLEVKNLKKYFPVTAGFFKRKVGDVKAVDNVSLTLKKGETFGLVGESGCGKSTTGRTILRLTSPTDGEILFEGEDITRLRGTRLRKFRQNFQMVFQDPYASLNTKMMVGHIVDEPLRNFTNKSSKQLKEEIKELLVRVGLRDTDYYKYPHEFSGGQRQRIGIARALAVNPKLIIADEPVSALDVSIQSQVLNLLQDLQEEFNLTYLFIAHDLSVVKHVSDRIGVMYLGHLVEVGSNEAVYREPLHPYTQALTSAIPEPDPTKKKERVILKGDVPSPENPPSGCVFHTRCPVAMPKCKEIVPQLKEVRPNHEVACLLYDEE from the coding sequence ATGAGTGAACAGACAGTAATGGAACAATCAAGCAATCAGGCAAAAACAGATTCAGATGTTTTGCTTGAAGTGAAGAATTTAAAAAAATATTTCCCTGTAACAGCTGGTTTCTTCAAGCGAAAAGTAGGAGATGTTAAGGCAGTTGACAATGTTTCGCTGACCTTGAAAAAAGGTGAAACATTCGGGCTTGTAGGTGAATCGGGCTGTGGCAAGTCAACAACCGGCAGAACAATTCTGCGTCTGACCAGCCCAACTGATGGTGAAATTCTATTTGAAGGCGAAGACATCACAAGGTTGCGTGGAACGCGCCTGCGAAAATTCAGACAGAATTTCCAGATGGTGTTCCAGGATCCATATGCATCCTTGAATACGAAAATGATGGTCGGCCACATCGTCGATGAACCACTTCGTAACTTCACCAACAAATCTAGCAAACAACTTAAAGAAGAAATAAAAGAATTATTGGTACGTGTGGGACTCAGAGATACGGATTATTATAAATACCCACATGAGTTCTCAGGTGGTCAGCGTCAGCGGATCGGTATCGCCCGAGCACTCGCCGTTAATCCGAAACTCATTATTGCAGATGAACCTGTAAGTGCCTTGGACGTATCTATTCAATCACAGGTACTGAATTTGCTTCAGGATTTGCAGGAAGAATTCAATCTGACATATTTATTCATTGCACACGATTTGAGCGTTGTAAAACATGTGAGTGACAGAATTGGCGTTATGTACTTAGGGCATTTGGTGGAAGTTGGTTCTAACGAAGCAGTATACAGAGAACCGCTCCACCCCTATACACAGGCTCTAACCTCTGCGATTCCTGAGCCGGATCCGACTAAGAAGAAAGAGCGGGTTATCTTAAAAGGTGATGTTCCAAGTCCGGAAAATCCGCCTTCAGGGTGCGTCTTCCACACAAGGTGTCCGGTCGCGATGCCGAAGTGTAAGGAAATCGTGCCTCAATTAAAGGAGGTGAGGCCGAACCACGAAGTCGCATGTTTACTGTATGATGAGGAATAA